Proteins co-encoded in one Papaver somniferum cultivar HN1 chromosome 5, ASM357369v1, whole genome shotgun sequence genomic window:
- the LOC113277976 gene encoding uncharacterized protein LOC113277976 has protein sequence MASNKIHHLRQSAMEAGDPGKYYINPSEKLMSIASKWRVVEYEDSIEVIFDDAALGKSPVFARCYNYQAIGDSVNKDDEFGFIMNTDYLDARKIDIEMKDGFTKFYVPKIKVEENKKKVAGLQV, from the exons ATGGCTTCCAACAAAATCCACCACTTGAGACAATCAG CCATGGAAGCTGGAGATCCTGGCAAATATTATATCAATCCGTCTGAGAAACTGATGAGCATAGCATCTAAATGGAGAGTTGTAGAATATGAAGATTCTATTGAGGTGATTTTCGATGATGCTGCTTTGGGGAAGAGTCCTGTTTTTGCCAGATGCTACAACTATCAGGCTATTGGCGATTCTGTAAACAAGGATGACGAGTTCGGTTTCATAATGAATACTGATTATCTTGATGCTAGGAAAATTGATATTGAGATGAAAGATGGCTTTACAAAGTTTTACGTTcctaaaatcaaagttgaagaaaacaagaagaaggtTGCTGGATTGCAGGTTTGA
- the LOC113277977 gene encoding uncharacterized protein LOC113277977: MASKIHIFRKSAMEAGTPEKYYINPSEKLMSMVPDWRVVEHENAIELISNRVVYKGALIFGRIYNNQAIHDSENKYDDYSYIMNTDFLMLRNWSGRLKMALQRLTFLKSKLKTTRRRIRRMLLDRVQPKQY; encoded by the exons ATGGCTTCCAAAATCCATATCTTCAGGAAATCAG CCATGGAAGCTGGAACCCCTGAGAAGTATTATATCAATCCATCTGAGAAACTGATGAGCATGGTACCTGATTGGAGAGTTGTAGAACATGAAAATGCTATTGAGTTGATTTCCAACAGGGTTGTTTATAAGGGTGCTTTGATTTTTGGCAGAATATACAACAATCAAGCTATTCACGATTCTGAAAACAAGTATGATGACTACAGTTACATTATGAATACTGATTTCTTGATGTTGAGAAATTGGAGTGGGAGATTAAAGATGGCATTGCAAAGACTTACATTcctaaaatcaaagttgaagacgacaagaagaagaataagaagaatgtTGTTGGATCGAGTTCAGCCTAAGCAGTACTAG